One Streptococcus sp. zg-86 DNA window includes the following coding sequences:
- a CDS encoding dUTP diphosphatase: MRQRGFELVSQFTDENLLPKRETAHAAGYDLKVAERVEVAPGEIKLVPTGVKAYMQQGEVLYLYDRSSNPRKKGLVLINSVGVIDGDYYGNPGNEGHIFAQMQNITDKPVVLEVGERIVQAVFAPFLLADGDEATGTRTGGFGSTGN, from the coding sequence ATGAGACAACGTGGTTTTGAATTAGTATCACAATTTACAGATGAGAACTTACTGCCAAAGCGGGAAACAGCCCATGCAGCAGGCTATGATTTGAAGGTGGCAGAGCGCGTGGAAGTTGCACCTGGTGAGATTAAACTAGTACCGACAGGTGTGAAAGCCTATATGCAACAAGGAGAAGTTCTTTATCTCTATGACCGTTCGTCCAATCCTCGTAAGAAAGGCTTGGTCTTGATTAACTCGGTTGGTGTGATTGACGGTGATTACTATGGAAATCCAGGTAATGAAGGTCATATTTTTGCCCAAATGCAAAATATTACGGACAAACCAGTCGTACTTGAAGTTGGAGAGCGGATTGTCCAAGCTGTATTTGCGCCCTTTTTATTGGCAGATGGTGACGAAGCAACTGGGACACGTACAGGTGGTTTCGGCTCAACGGGGAACTAA
- a CDS encoding polysaccharide lyase family 8 super-sandwich domain-containing protein yields the protein MTKTTKTILSKKRIVYLSAVALSGLFLTTYPYPVIAEGVDENPTTSITQPSGNLLTNGDFTATENQTDPWTGSKASGWSAWIDKNYINSSPSRQILADDNSVIIASDEPLRAVVHQTVQIDPSKKYILRFKIMTEDKTGTAFVRILEGEGANKNLSHSPKVTGTNDWQTIEQEYRPIPSADKVKIELFYETGIGIVAFKDVELVEKLETTVSRTTSEDTLEKAIHLPLNKKHILQSSPYRYEVEDPSIASLTGNILKPIKQGNTTVHVYKEQELIQSIPITVSPSTEDKYTQLLHDWNNMIVGNPFFDPNNPHMAAFNTELEENVTKHLTTISSDQDQTSLWPDLSDYQKSATITATYRRLEEMAKQVTNPHSKYYQDETVIRTVRASLDWLDKYVYNSSKEIVGNWWDYEIGTPRAINNTLSLMQDYFSDEEIHRYTDVIEKFVPHSDQFRQTTNNPFKALGGNLVDMGRVKIIAGLLRKDETEISETIRSIEQVFSLVDKGEGFYPDGSYIDHTNVAYTGAYGNVLIDGLSQLLPIIQKTDTPLADEKLQVMYHWIDHSFLPLIIHGELMDLSRGRSISRTNSNDHVAAIEALRGIHRIAVMSDDATKMRLKSAIKTIVQSDTFYDSFHNLKTYRDIRLMEELLNDSSIPTSTRSSYLSAFNKMDKLAYYNADKDFGFGLSMFSSRTKNYEGMNKENRKGWYTGDGMFYLYNGDQSHYSNNYWPTVNPYALPGTTETSGIREDDSGQVILPSGFVGINKLDEQNAAAAMEFSNWNTTLSAHKSWFVFKDKVAFLGSAIKNTSGDVASTTIDQRKNEPTNPYTIYVNNQPEMISDQDREYKDTRSIFLESRDSNRNIGYFFFKKATISMMKRLQDGTWKAINQSQTDTPVQNEFITIHQAHTVDNDSYAYMMIPNVTREEFERLSASLENGLWENNETTQIVYDTTQGIWGIVKYDDSVTTISDQFQVFKRGMYMIRKEVSGYTVSYYNPETQESAPTEEVFKELIPTASSSVTSTSSPLSTNTSTISSIATNSLPTQPLTSDTSSSDSRQIESPTSSTTKTTTSLSSDQTQQNSGTIQKKILPKTGELTSLALIVLGLVTGIFSLKWLKHKS from the coding sequence ATGACTAAAACAACTAAAACTATCTTGTCAAAAAAGAGGATTGTCTACCTATCCGCTGTGGCTTTAAGTGGTCTGTTCCTTACAACATATCCTTATCCTGTCATAGCAGAGGGGGTTGATGAAAATCCCACCACCTCTATCACTCAACCCAGTGGCAACCTTCTGACGAATGGAGATTTCACAGCTACAGAAAACCAAACTGACCCATGGACTGGTTCTAAGGCCAGTGGATGGTCAGCTTGGATTGACAAAAACTATATCAACTCCTCTCCTTCACGTCAAATTTTGGCAGATGACAATAGTGTTATCATTGCTAGTGATGAACCCTTACGTGCTGTGGTTCACCAAACTGTCCAAATTGATCCTTCTAAAAAATATATTCTCCGTTTTAAAATAATGACTGAGGATAAAACTGGTACAGCTTTCGTCAGGATTCTTGAAGGAGAAGGTGCTAATAAAAATCTCTCTCATTCTCCAAAAGTAACAGGTACCAATGACTGGCAAACTATTGAACAGGAATACCGGCCTATCCCCAGTGCAGACAAGGTCAAAATCGAGTTATTTTATGAAACAGGAATTGGTATTGTCGCTTTCAAAGATGTAGAATTGGTCGAAAAATTAGAGACAACCGTCTCCAGAACAACTTCCGAGGATACCTTAGAAAAGGCAATTCATCTCCCATTGAACAAAAAACATATTTTACAGAGTAGTCCCTACCGCTACGAAGTTGAGGACCCCTCCATCGCCTCACTAACAGGTAACATTCTAAAGCCTATCAAACAAGGAAATACAACCGTACATGTCTATAAAGAACAAGAACTGATTCAATCCATTCCGATTACTGTCTCACCTTCTACCGAAGATAAATATACACAACTTCTGCATGACTGGAACAATATGATTGTAGGAAATCCATTTTTTGATCCTAACAATCCACATATGGCTGCTTTCAATACTGAATTGGAGGAGAATGTCACAAAACATCTCACTACCATCTCCTCAGACCAAGATCAAACCTCTCTCTGGCCAGATTTGTCCGATTATCAAAAATCTGCGACCATTACAGCAACCTATCGGAGGCTGGAGGAAATGGCTAAGCAAGTCACCAATCCCCATTCAAAATATTACCAAGATGAAACCGTGATTCGGACAGTTCGGGCTTCACTCGATTGGCTTGATAAATATGTCTATAACTCTTCTAAAGAAATCGTAGGAAATTGGTGGGATTATGAAATTGGTACTCCTCGAGCAATCAACAATACCCTCTCACTCATGCAAGATTATTTCTCAGACGAAGAAATCCACCGCTATACAGATGTGATTGAAAAATTTGTTCCACATTCCGACCAATTCCGCCAGACCACTAATAACCCATTTAAAGCTTTGGGTGGAAATCTAGTGGATATGGGACGTGTCAAAATTATTGCTGGGCTCTTACGCAAAGACGAAACAGAAATTTCAGAAACAATTCGCTCTATCGAGCAAGTCTTTTCCTTGGTTGACAAGGGAGAAGGATTCTATCCAGACGGCTCTTATATTGATCACACAAATGTAGCTTATACAGGCGCTTACGGAAATGTTCTGATCGATGGGCTCTCTCAGCTCCTTCCTATTATCCAAAAAACCGATACACCTTTGGCAGACGAAAAATTACAAGTCATGTATCATTGGATTGACCACTCATTTCTTCCGTTAATCATTCACGGAGAACTGATGGATCTCAGTCGCGGACGTTCCATTAGCCGTACAAATAGCAATGATCATGTTGCAGCTATCGAAGCTCTGCGTGGTATTCATCGAATCGCTGTGATGTCTGATGACGCGACCAAAATGCGTCTAAAATCGGCGATAAAAACCATTGTACAATCTGATACCTTCTATGATAGTTTTCACAATTTGAAAACCTATCGTGATATTCGACTGATGGAAGAATTATTAAACGATAGTAGCATCCCAACTTCTACACGTAGTAGCTATCTGTCTGCCTTTAACAAGATGGATAAACTAGCTTATTACAATGCTGATAAAGACTTCGGATTTGGCCTCTCCATGTTCTCAAGTCGTACAAAAAACTACGAGGGGATGAATAAGGAAAATCGAAAAGGTTGGTATACTGGGGACGGTATGTTCTACCTTTACAACGGCGACCAAAGTCATTACAGCAACAACTACTGGCCAACTGTTAATCCTTACGCCCTACCCGGAACAACAGAGACTTCTGGCATTCGAGAAGATGATTCTGGACAAGTGATTCTTCCTTCAGGCTTTGTAGGCATCAATAAATTAGACGAACAAAACGCAGCTGCAGCGATGGAATTCAGCAATTGGAATACAACGCTCTCTGCTCACAAGAGTTGGTTTGTATTCAAAGATAAAGTTGCTTTCTTGGGTAGCGCCATCAAAAACACGTCAGGAGACGTAGCCTCTACAACGATTGACCAACGAAAGAACGAGCCTACTAATCCATATACTATTTATGTCAATAATCAACCTGAAATGATTTCAGATCAGGACCGAGAATACAAAGATACTAGAAGCATCTTTCTAGAATCCAGAGACTCCAATCGAAATATCGGGTATTTCTTCTTTAAAAAGGCAACTATCTCCATGATGAAACGCCTACAGGATGGAACATGGAAAGCTATCAACCAGTCTCAAACAGACACACCTGTTCAAAACGAATTTATAACTATTCACCAAGCACACACAGTAGACAATGATTCCTACGCTTACATGATGATTCCGAATGTCACACGGGAAGAATTTGAACGCTTATCTGCATCATTAGAGAATGGGCTTTGGGAAAATAACGAAACAACTCAAATCGTCTATGACACAACGCAAGGTATATGGGGAATTGTAAAATACGATGATTCCGTTACCACTATCTCAGATCAATTTCAGGTCTTTAAACGTGGAATGTATATGATTCGAAAAGAAGTTAGTGGCTATACGGTATCCTACTATAATCCAGAGACACAAGAATCTGCACCGACAGAGGAGGTCTTCAAGGAACTTATCCCTACGGCATCCAGCTCAGTAACTTCTACCTCCTCTCCCCTATCTACAAACACTTCCACCATTTCTTCTATAGCAACAAACTCCCTCCCTACTCAGCCCCTGACATCAGATACCTCCTCTTCTGATTCCCGGCAAATAGAATCTCCTACAAGTTCTACAACCAAGACAACAACTTCCCTCTCATCAGACCAAACTCAACAGAATTCTGGTACTATTCAGAAAAAAATTCTCCCTAAAACTGGAGAACTGACATCTCTAGCACTCATAGTCCTTGGACTAGTGACAGGAATCTTTAGTTTGAAATGGCTCAAACATAAATCATAA
- a CDS encoding bifunctional 4-hydroxy-2-oxoglutarate aldolase/2-dehydro-3-deoxy-phosphogluconate aldolase, translating to MGKSDTISTLRENKVVVVIRGATKEEGIRAAIACVDGGIKAIEVAYTNQYASEIIQELRTLYTNDLSVCIGAGTVLDAVTARQAILAGANYIVSPSFHLETAKICNLYTVPYIPGCMTLTEMTVALEAGSELVKLFPGSAFGPKYIAAIKAPLPQVGIMVTGGVSLENAAEWFQAGVDAVGIGGEFNTLASQGRYDKISEIAKQYRCLI from the coding sequence ATGGGTAAATCAGATACGATAAGCACATTAAGGGAAAATAAGGTTGTTGTGGTCATTCGAGGGGCGACAAAGGAAGAGGGGATACGTGCAGCTATTGCATGTGTAGATGGTGGCATTAAAGCCATTGAAGTCGCTTATACCAATCAATATGCTAGTGAGATTATTCAAGAACTTCGTACGTTATATACAAATGATTTGAGTGTCTGTATTGGAGCTGGGACAGTTCTCGATGCTGTGACGGCTAGACAAGCTATTTTGGCAGGTGCTAATTATATTGTTTCTCCGTCCTTCCACCTAGAAACGGCGAAAATATGTAACCTTTATACTGTTCCTTATATACCAGGGTGCATGACTCTCACAGAGATGACAGTTGCGTTAGAGGCTGGAAGTGAACTCGTTAAGCTCTTTCCAGGAAGTGCCTTTGGACCGAAATATATTGCAGCTATCAAGGCGCCATTGCCGCAGGTTGGTATTATGGTCACTGGTGGGGTGTCTCTTGAAAATGCAGCAGAATGGTTTCAGGCAGGAGTGGACGCAGTTGGGATTGGTGGAGAATTCAATACCTTAGCATCTCAAGGAAGGTACGATAAAATTTCAGAGATTGCTAAGCAGTATCGTTGCCTAATTTAG
- a CDS encoding sugar kinase has protein sequence MPKLLLFGEPLVRITPLEYAELGDGVLSQTFFGGSEVNIACNLQALGIDTRLLTALPSSKIGDRFLHFLSQHSIDTTSVYRAGDRIGVYYLESGYGCRQSEVFYDRKHTSISELTANMLDMDALFKGVTHFHFSGITVAIGSSVRQLLLMLVQEAKRRNIRISMDLNLRTKMICASEAKRVFSKFAAYADDCFGIDPLMIDNQDIAMFPRESASSEDVRRRMIQLKQIYSFQTIFHTLRSTDEYGRNCYQAYALGDCFEESLILKTPVLQRVGSGDAFISGALYQLIRQASLKEVLDFAVASATLKCTVAGDSMIKSEADICSLLAGRQDIVR, from the coding sequence ATGCCAAAGTTATTGCTATTTGGAGAACCCTTAGTCCGTATTACGCCACTCGAATATGCGGAGCTTGGAGATGGCGTACTAAGCCAAACTTTTTTTGGAGGATCAGAAGTAAATATTGCCTGTAATTTACAAGCATTGGGGATTGATACGCGCTTACTGACTGCTCTACCTTCCAGTAAAATTGGCGATCGATTTCTTCATTTTTTGAGTCAACATTCGATTGATACGACCAGTGTTTATCGAGCGGGAGACCGTATTGGTGTTTATTATTTAGAGAGTGGTTATGGTTGCCGTCAGAGTGAAGTTTTTTATGATCGAAAGCATACGAGTATCAGCGAATTGACAGCGAATATGTTGGATATGGATGCTCTATTTAAGGGAGTAACCCACTTTCACTTTAGTGGCATAACGGTGGCAATTGGTTCTTCGGTCCGCCAATTGTTGTTAATGCTAGTACAAGAAGCCAAACGAAGAAATATCCGCATTTCAATGGATTTAAATTTGCGAACCAAAATGATATGCGCATCAGAAGCCAAAAGGGTATTTTCTAAGTTTGCAGCATATGCAGATGACTGTTTTGGGATTGATCCCCTTATGATTGATAATCAAGATATCGCGATGTTTCCACGAGAAAGTGCGAGCTCAGAAGACGTTCGACGACGGATGATACAATTGAAGCAGATATACTCTTTTCAAACGATTTTCCATACCCTCCGTTCAACAGATGAGTATGGAAGAAATTGTTATCAAGCCTATGCTTTGGGAGATTGCTTTGAAGAGTCCCTCATTTTGAAAACACCTGTGCTACAAAGGGTAGGTAGTGGGGATGCTTTTATTTCCGGTGCGCTATATCAATTGATTAGGCAAGCTTCATTAAAAGAAGTCTTAGATTTTGCAGTAGCAAGTGCGACCTTGAAATGTACAGTAGCAGGGGACAGTATGATAAAAAGTGAAGCGGATATTTGTAGTTTACTAGCTGGTAGACAAGATATTGTGCGGTAA
- a CDS encoding RpiB/LacA/LacB family sugar-phosphate isomerase: MKVALINENSQASKNQIIYDALKETTDKKGYELYNYGMYGVEGESQLTYVQNGLLAAILLNTGAADFVITGCGTGEGAMVALNSFPGVVCGLATEPTDAYLFSQINGGNALSIPYAKGFGWGAELNLKLIFERLFAEESGGGYPRERAVPEQRNARILNELKEITHTDLLTILKTIDQEYLKETISGEKFQEYFFSNCQDEAIAAYLRDVLAN, from the coding sequence ATGAAAGTTGCATTAATCAATGAAAATAGCCAAGCATCAAAAAATCAAATCATTTATGATGCTTTAAAAGAAACAACAGATAAAAAAGGGTATGAACTCTACAATTACGGTATGTATGGTGTGGAGGGAGAAAGTCAGTTAACCTACGTTCAAAATGGCTTGTTAGCTGCAATTTTATTAAATACAGGTGCGGCAGATTTTGTTATCACAGGTTGTGGAACAGGTGAAGGTGCTATGGTAGCATTAAATAGCTTTCCTGGAGTGGTTTGTGGGCTAGCAACGGAGCCGACAGATGCCTATCTATTTTCACAAATTAATGGAGGAAATGCCCTATCTATTCCGTATGCCAAAGGATTTGGTTGGGGTGCAGAGTTGAATCTCAAACTCATCTTTGAACGTTTGTTTGCGGAAGAATCTGGTGGCGGGTACCCAAGAGAGAGAGCGGTTCCTGAGCAACGGAATGCTCGGATTTTAAATGAATTAAAAGAGATTACGCATACAGATTTACTAACGATTTTGAAGACGATTGATCAAGAATATTTGAAAGAAACAATTTCTGGTGAAAAATTCCAAGAATATTTTTTTAGTAATTGTCAAGATGAAGCTATTGCAGCTTACTTACGAGATGTGTTGGCGAATTAA
- a CDS encoding gluconate 5-dehydrogenase: MTTQRFSLSQFSLQGKIALITGASYGIGFAIATAYADAGATIVFNDVTQELVDKGLAAYKELGIDAHGYVCDVTDEDGIIAMVKQIEQEVGIIDILVNNAGIIRRVPMCEMSAADFRKVIDIDLNAPFIVSKAVIPSMIAKGHGKIINICSMMSELGRETVSAYAAAKGGLKMLTRNIASEYGSANIQCNGIGPGYIATPQTAPLRELQADGSRHPFDQFIIAKTPAARWGETQDLTGPAVFLASDASDFVNGHILYVDGGILAYIGKQPE; this comes from the coding sequence ATGACAACTCAAAGATTTTCATTAAGTCAATTTTCTTTACAAGGGAAGATTGCACTGATTACAGGAGCTTCTTACGGCATTGGATTTGCGATTGCGACGGCCTATGCGGATGCTGGCGCAACAATCGTTTTTAATGATGTGACGCAAGAGTTGGTAGATAAAGGATTGGCTGCTTACAAAGAACTAGGTATTGATGCTCATGGTTATGTATGTGATGTAACAGATGAAGATGGCATCATTGCGATGGTGAAACAGATTGAGCAAGAAGTTGGTATTATTGACATCCTTGTCAACAATGCAGGAATCATTCGTCGCGTACCGATGTGTGAAATGAGTGCTGCAGATTTTCGAAAAGTGATTGATATTGATTTGAATGCCCCATTTATTGTTTCCAAAGCAGTAATCCCGTCTATGATTGCAAAGGGACATGGGAAGATTATTAACATTTGCTCTATGATGAGCGAACTTGGAAGAGAAACAGTTAGTGCCTATGCAGCAGCTAAGGGCGGGTTAAAGATGTTAACGCGTAATATTGCTTCAGAATATGGTAGTGCAAATATTCAATGTAATGGAATTGGCCCTGGCTATATTGCAACACCTCAAACAGCTCCTCTACGTGAATTGCAAGCAGATGGTTCTCGCCATCCATTCGACCAATTTATCATTGCAAAAACCCCGGCAGCTCGTTGGGGCGAAACGCAAGATCTAACGGGTCCAGCAGTCTTTTTGGCAAGTGATGCCAGTGATTTTGTCAATGGTCATATTTTATATGTAGATGGTGGTATTTTAGCTTACATTGGGAAACAGCCAGAATAA
- a CDS encoding PTS sugar transporter subunit IIA — translation MNLVLVAHGHFASGIKSSLELIAGPQENLHIIDFVADMSADQVKDHLLESITETSQTLILCDLLGGTPFKVASTLMLEQQSKNICVLSGLNLSMLLEVAFSRIECSLEEVVERAISSGQTGIVDARQLFRNCQADDTVDDGI, via the coding sequence ATTAACCTTGTACTTGTAGCACATGGCCACTTCGCTTCCGGTATAAAAAGTTCACTAGAACTAATTGCTGGACCCCAAGAAAATCTTCATATTATTGATTTTGTCGCAGATATGTCTGCCGATCAAGTCAAAGACCACCTATTAGAATCCATTACGGAGACTTCTCAAACACTCATCTTGTGTGATTTATTAGGTGGAACTCCATTCAAAGTTGCTTCAACACTGATGCTCGAACAACAATCCAAAAACATCTGTGTGCTTTCGGGTTTGAACCTTTCTATGCTACTTGAAGTCGCTTTTTCTCGAATCGAATGCTCTTTAGAAGAAGTTGTTGAAAGAGCTATTTCATCCGGTCAAACAGGAATTGTAGATGCACGACAACTATTTCGTAATTGCCAAGCAGACGATACAGTAGACGATGGGATTTGA